In Helianthus annuus cultivar XRQ/B chromosome 8, HanXRQr2.0-SUNRISE, whole genome shotgun sequence, a single genomic region encodes these proteins:
- the LOC110872434 gene encoding pre-mRNA splicing factor SR-like 1 isoform X2 produces the protein MTTMGVYVRDLLLGQYYFDTLFPRIPVPVMRSITANLEKLKLPTKHCGVTGESTRGSDDMARRPPSVKAALSVSFGQRAPHRASTRDSSPVRRTLPPLPSYDRKDGDDSRRSPSRHRSQSRDLSDRDYDRDRGRDRDHDRDRDHGRDRDRDRDRDRYRDRRHDYDRRYRETSRRDYHRESSSRRSRSRSRSRSRSRSRSRSQSVRVDYKPSPNREELKDRTSVSSNLAKLKDMYGDLTTEKDSGPSGGRVNNGAEEVIRLGGSSWR, from the exons ATGACAACAATGGGTGTATATGTGCGGGATTTACTTCTTGGCCAG TACTACTTCGATACGCTCTTTCCTCGCATTCCTGTCCCTGTAATGCGGTCAATTACCGCAAACCTTGAAAAATTGAAACTCCCCACTAAACACTGTGGAGTAACAGGGGAATCCACCCGTGGGTCCGATGACATGGCTCGTCGACCGCCATCTGTCAAAGCAGCGCTTTCAGTTTCTTTTGGTCAGCGGGCCCCTCATCGTGCATCCACACGGGATTCCTCTCCTGTTCGCCGTACCCTCCCACCACTACCTTCATATGACCGGAAAGACGGCGATGATTCCCGGCGATCCCCTTCCCGTCACCGTAGCCAAAGTCGTGATTTGTCTGATCGGGATTACGACCGAGACAGGGGGCGGGACCGGGATCACGATCGTGACCGGGACCATGGAAGGGACAGAGATAGGGATAGGGATAGAGACAGGTATAGAGACAGGAGGCATGATTATGATCGAAGATACAGGGAAACAAGTCGCAGAGACTACCACAGGGAATCGAGTTCTCGAAGAAGCCGAAGCAGGAGCCGGAGTAGAAGCAGGAGCAGGAGCAGGAGTCGAAGCCAAAGTGTGCGTGTGGATTATAAACCGAGTCCGAACAGAGAAGAATTAAAAGATAGGACATCTGTTTCCAGCAACTTAGCGAAGCTTAAGGACATGTATGGTGACTTGACCACTGAAAAGGATAGCGGTCCAAGCGGTGGCAGGGTTAACAATGGTGCCGAAGAGGTCATTCGGCTCGGTGGTTCTTCTTGGAGGTAA
- the LOC110872434 gene encoding pre-mRNA splicing factor SR-like 1 isoform X1, with protein sequence MEIPIKPIDQLLERVLCMNILSSDYFKELYRFKTYHEVIDEIYNQVDHVEPWMTGNCRGPSTAFCLLYKFFTMKLTVKQMHGLLKHPDSPYIRAVGFLYLRYAAEPKTLWGWFEPYVKDDEEFSPGSNGRMTTMGVYVRDLLLGQYYFDTLFPRIPVPVMRSITANLEKLKLPTKHCGVTGESTRGSDDMARRPPSVKAALSVSFGQRAPHRASTRDSSPVRRTLPPLPSYDRKDGDDSRRSPSRHRSQSRDLSDRDYDRDRGRDRDHDRDRDHGRDRDRDRDRDRYRDRRHDYDRRYRETSRRDYHRESSSRRSRSRSRSRSRSRSRSRSQSVRVDYKPSPNREELKDRTSVSSNLAKLKDMYGDLTTEKDSGPSGGRVNNGAEEVIRLGGSSWR encoded by the exons ATGGAGATACCTATTAAGCCGATTGATCAGCTTTTGGAGAGGGTTCTCTGCATGAATATCCTTTCATCGGATTACTTTAAAGAGCTCTATCGTTTCAAAACTTATCATGAGGTGATTGATGAGATATATAATCAAGTGGATCATGTGGAGCCGTGGATGACTGGGAATTGTCGTGGGCCTTCGACTGCTTTTTGTCTTTTATACAAGTTCTTCACCATGAAACTTACGGTGAAGCAAATGCATGGCCTATTGAAGCACCCGGATTCTCCGTACATTAGAGCG GTTGGATTTCTATACTTAAGATATGCTGCAGAACCCAAAACTTTGTGGGGCTGGTTCGAACCATATGTCAAGGATGATGAG gAGTTTTCGCCTGGATCTAATGGCAGGATGACAACAATGGGTGTATATGTGCGGGATTTACTTCTTGGCCAG TACTACTTCGATACGCTCTTTCCTCGCATTCCTGTCCCTGTAATGCGGTCAATTACCGCAAACCTTGAAAAATTGAAACTCCCCACTAAACACTGTGGAGTAACAGGGGAATCCACCCGTGGGTCCGATGACATGGCTCGTCGACCGCCATCTGTCAAAGCAGCGCTTTCAGTTTCTTTTGGTCAGCGGGCCCCTCATCGTGCATCCACACGGGATTCCTCTCCTGTTCGCCGTACCCTCCCACCACTACCTTCATATGACCGGAAAGACGGCGATGATTCCCGGCGATCCCCTTCCCGTCACCGTAGCCAAAGTCGTGATTTGTCTGATCGGGATTACGACCGAGACAGGGGGCGGGACCGGGATCACGATCGTGACCGGGACCATGGAAGGGACAGAGATAGGGATAGGGATAGAGACAGGTATAGAGACAGGAGGCATGATTATGATCGAAGATACAGGGAAACAAGTCGCAGAGACTACCACAGGGAATCGAGTTCTCGAAGAAGCCGAAGCAGGAGCCGGAGTAGAAGCAGGAGCAGGAGCAGGAGTCGAAGCCAAAGTGTGCGTGTGGATTATAAACCGAGTCCGAACAGAGAAGAATTAAAAGATAGGACATCTGTTTCCAGCAACTTAGCGAAGCTTAAGGACATGTATGGTGACTTGACCACTGAAAAGGATAGCGGTCCAAGCGGTGGCAGGGTTAACAATGGTGCCGAAGAGGTCATTCGGCTCGGTGGTTCTTCTTGGAGGTAA
- the LOC110872434 gene encoding pre-mRNA splicing factor SR-like 1 isoform X3 translates to MEIPIKPIDQLLERVLCMNILSSDYFKELYRFKTYHEVIDEIYNQVDHVEPWMTGNCRGPSTAFCLLYKFFTMKLTVKQMHGLLKHPDSPYIRAVGFLYLRYAAEPKTLWGWFEPYVKDDEEFSPGSNGRMTTMGVYVRDLLLGQVSTTSIRSFLAFLSL, encoded by the exons ATGGAGATACCTATTAAGCCGATTGATCAGCTTTTGGAGAGGGTTCTCTGCATGAATATCCTTTCATCGGATTACTTTAAAGAGCTCTATCGTTTCAAAACTTATCATGAGGTGATTGATGAGATATATAATCAAGTGGATCATGTGGAGCCGTGGATGACTGGGAATTGTCGTGGGCCTTCGACTGCTTTTTGTCTTTTATACAAGTTCTTCACCATGAAACTTACGGTGAAGCAAATGCATGGCCTATTGAAGCACCCGGATTCTCCGTACATTAGAGCG GTTGGATTTCTATACTTAAGATATGCTGCAGAACCCAAAACTTTGTGGGGCTGGTTCGAACCATATGTCAAGGATGATGAG gAGTTTTCGCCTGGATCTAATGGCAGGATGACAACAATGGGTGTATATGTGCGGGATTTACTTCTTGGCCAGGTCAG TACTACTTCGATACGCTCTTTCCTCGCATTCCTGTCCCTGTAA